The genomic DNA GTCTGACACTCTCAGGGGGGATAGAGACCGCGTTCCTCGCCGGAAATAGTTTGATGAAGTTGATGACGATGATGGTCGGAGGTTCCGGTCTCTTCCTCGGGTGTACCGTTGTTCCTGCAATTGGACGACATGATCAAAAACCGACGGAGATGCAAAATCGGTAACATACGATTAAGTATGGAACAAATAGGAGCAGAAACATCATAACATACTCTCTGCTGAAATGGCGGCTCTGTTTTCCGGGTTTCTTCCAATGCCTTAGCGAACGGATCGAAATCTTCCGTCTGGACCGGTTTCTTCTTCGGGGAAAACCGAGACCTGGGCGTCCTCGGGGACGTGGTCAAGGACGCCGACTCGTTATCTCCTGACCCGACCTGCAACCGAGGTGGCAGCTTCAGGGGCCGGATTTTGCCACCGTCGAACAGCTCATCAGCAGAAGCAGACGCTCTGGCATCCAGTTGCCCGCTAAAATCGAACTCGAAATCGTCATCCACCTCACCATCTTCGGTACTTGTTGTTCTACCTCTATGCTTAGGGACCCCAGGCTTCTCCTCCCAGTCGAACGGAACCGCGGAGAGAGACTTCCTCGACCGGTTGATCTGGCGGAAGAAGTTGTTGATAGGAGAGGATTGGGTGGGGCTAGTGGGGGCACTGAGGTTGTCGTAGAAACGGTGGTTGTGGCCAAATGGCTGAGGGCTGGAAGGGGCTGTGGTGTACGGAGAGGAGGCTGTGCTATGGAAGTTGAAGTCCAAGGGAGGGCCAGGGAGGATCTCCATGGCtatggagcttgagaggaGCTCTCAGCAGTCAGCTCAGCTTTCCTGCTATGTGCCGAACGGTCTGGAATGGGGATCAGTTGATATATGGATCATCTTATAGGGGaaattgaagagagagaggagacgTAGGGAGTAgttggaaaataaaaaggacatgaaattaaaaatttgacaaGGGTTAATTTCATGTTGCCCCTCTGGTGATTCGAGTCCTACCTCAATTTGCTTCCCGTACTTTATGCCTGCGCAGCCCGTTTTGGTACTATTAGGATTGCTAATGCACCATACAAATCATTTATGAAAATCAGATCCGTCGGTCGTTCACACACAAGGTGAGAAAAGAAACTtggcatgattattattaatcAACGTAAGAATAAGGGGTAACTTTCTTAATCGGACTCGTTAATATTCCCATATATTGTTTCGTCTGTGTTGCATATtcaaaaattctaaaaattacgTGAATTAAGAACCTTTACTGATTTATTCTTCAGGTTTGATGGTAGTATTGAGCCGGACTTACCGTTGTTACTCCATCCATTGTACAGATCACTTGATTTATATTTTCGAATCGTTTCTGTTGGTGTTTGGAGTTGGTCTGGTATtaagacaaaactgagactatAGGGAGCAAATCGAGGTAAAAGGTGAACCTTCAGGGGGCAAATTAGAATTAACCAAGAAAATCGGGGAgaaaaagaggagagagaaaaggggagaaagagaaaggaagGAGAAGGGGGAGTTGAAAATTTGACTGGAGATGCCTTAGGAAAGGGAACGGTCTTTGCTCAGGGGAGCCGCCTTTATCTATCTACCGACTGCTTTGTAACATTAAAAAATTGCTTTAATTGTTCTTGCTTTTTActttccccccttttttttgccctttagGGATGATAAACATGATTTTCATGTCCTAAAATCTAATGatccgtttgatttcgcagttaaaattataaaaattataattttaattttaattcaatacactatataataaaaatacatatttttcaagttaaaaattttaattttaattttaactcaacaaactacacaatcatttatcatttttcacaatcaaaatcaaaattacattaactctgaaaccaaacgcatcaTAATAAACTGTTAAAAGATATTTTCCACTGGATTATGAATGGTGTCgggaataattatttttttgtcaaaactCTGTatagaaaaatttagaaaggGTGAGATATTTTGCTTCAAAGATCTTCAAAGATCTCCTCTATTTTACCAAATGATCCTCGGGCATTTATTAGTATTACTAGAAAACCACCCATCCTACGTGCAGAGTTgctaaatatgaaaaaagataatagatttatatttattaagaaTGAAAAACCTCGTATTAAaactattaattaataagtaacgatataaagagagaaaatcataaaattgaatgagagtttagaaaagaaaatatttttcgtgATATTAGGGCTcatgagagagaaaagaatagAGAAATAGAGGAGAGGGGAAGATACACGAGAAGAGTGAGTGAGAAAATACATGActattatttatgatttttattttctaagaGTTATCTAatgatttttataaataaaaaaattatatgttgtgagttttttaagaaaataaaagtgagACGGAAAGTCTTACCTCgcattttatatattagtataaatTACTAGATAACCTTTTCAATTAGGTTTAACTTAACCTAACAACCTCTCGTAAGAAAATCTTCTTCCATTCtctagttattttattttggaaCTTAATTGTTTTAACTTGGTGAGTGTTGCGTTGAAGATCAAATTTTTTGCGTTGAAGAtcaaattttttgttattgttTTCTTGGACTAAGGAGTGTCTGATTcgaattttatattattggtGAAACTCGGtatgataaaatattttttggactCGAATTAAATTAGTTGGTGTTGTTATTTCTGAAACTCATATGATGAAAtaccaattttatttttgtcaattttttagatttttattaAAGTTTAAAAgttcattaataaataaaattctcaataCTAACTCGTTAACTTAGTGGAATGGATCTgtaaatttttcttcaaaatcTTAATAGATTTGAGAAGAGTTTGAAAACCAATCCTTCTTAGAATCTGGATTTGGAATCCATCCCATGATTATCCCTAGCTCTTCCTTTagcagattttttttatttttaaagttggtttctgaaaattttgaaatcttAAACCAAATAAGATTCTAGATAAGAGATAATtcatcataaaatatataaatgatatCGCTCGGATCCATTGTTTAAGGCTCTGGTATAAGCATTTCGAAAAGTTCAGTTGaaaaaattttcagatttgATGATGTTAGAAACAAGAAAGGGACTTTATGCTTTACATATCACATAATAAACACGTATTTTACGTGGAAATCATTCtcatagattaaaaaaattaagaatgtgtttggttttagagttgagttgagttttggttttaattaatttgtaatgattgtatttttaaattataagaaaaagtgtaaaaaagtaatgaataatggagagaaagtaatgattgtgttgttaaattgtgaaaaagtaatgaatagttgagtaaatttaatattaaaaattgaattgaatgattaaaaaaattttaaaaaagggaaaaaattaataattgtgttgttgaattaaaaataagtggagttgagttgagttgggcccgtttggtttcaaagttaaagtaactttgattttgattttgattttgattgtggaaaaggacaaataaaatggtattataaatttgacttgggaaatgtgtatttttgttgtgtagtgggtagagttaaaatcaaaatcatgattctaaaatcagaCTATGAAAACAAACGCAGCCTTAAAAAAACGATTCGCAATTTAAcgtaaaattatatatagataatgttaaaagaaaaagtgctCACGATCAACATCAGGTTTTACCCTAATCAAAGAATCATGTCTTATACGAATGAAGATCCTCGGTTTTCCTTATTATTGAGATCGGCTCGCGTGGTGGGTGTGCATAATCAGGGGCTAAAATTTTTGACGATGCACACATAAATGGAAATTTTaaagaaagttaaataaatTCGTAGAATGCAAACAGCTCATCAATTCTATATTTCTAGGGACAAGCTTTATTTGAGAAGTAACATCATTGTCTCtaatctcttttttatttttattttcttttccttattATTGGATTAATCGAGACGTAGCATGCATGATTAGTTCTAgcaaaaaagatatataaaaaGGACGTCacgttaattaattaaccatTTTCAGCCCCCACACTCTTATCTGGCCAGTAATTGTCAACGACATAAAGGGGGCACAATTGTTTGCATTATATTATAAGAATGGACACTTCTGACTTCAATATGTCGATACTCTCTGGCTGCCGCACCTGTTCCCATCTTATTACCGATTGCTGTCCAGCGGTTGGAAGGATACGGGTATATATTCCTACTAAAAATACGAATGAGAGATACGCCCAGAAGAGCGGCTTCGATCATGTATAGactatatatatccatatagTGGAATTTTTTGGGTTCAACGGTTGAATATTCAGTCACGCGTGCCCGTATGAAATGTTTTCGTATTCGAAGAATAACGTTTTGTACTTATACGAAATAAAAGTGACGAGACAGTCGACTGCATGTTTGGCATTTGTATGAAAATGAAGTCTCGACATGACTGTCGATTGTATTGTTCATACAATCGGCGCTTTTGTTTCGTACGAGAACCAAACATTATTTTTCGAGTAAAAAGCATTCGTATGAGCGCCACTGAATATGGAAAATTCGTCCGTTTAGCTGTGTCTTTTGCTTTCTACCCAGCTTgccttttttaaaatattcaaatcgGTGAATGATGATTTGTCTGGAAGCGACAACTGATGAACAAGAACGTCTTATTTCTCCTTGCATGTTAGATTGCCCACAAGATGGGACTAGCGGCGAGAATGGATTTCATTTCACATATAAGCTATCTTGATCCCATCGaatatatgcatttttaataactattaattatttcGTTATTTCAAGCAATTTTAGCATTACACATTTCCAAATAGCGGTTATTGAACCTTTTGTTATCTTTAGCAACGCGCGGCCCTTTCATTTAGTTGTACTAGAATCagtttcaatttatttattaattataatatataaaagtcgagCCGCAATACGAGAATGGTTCACTTTTACAAAATCCTCAACTCATGGTTAATATTTTTTCGATTGCTTGAATAATTTAATTCTTGATCGGAGGTTTGtgcatttgtcatttttctatcATTGTCTCTTCACATTTTCCACATTCTATGTATAATATTGGAAATGCATTTTCTACACTCGATATATGTAGTATATCAAGAAgatattgaatattttctttataaaattttaaaaaattatccattgcaaataaaaatattatgaataatttgaagagaaaaTTTCAGATAAATTAAAACATCCTTAATAAAATCGAAAcaaattaaatgttaataatttttatgcacACCAAGTAATGAACGAGCATGCACTTAGTTTTATTGTAGACAAACAAAAGTCggatttaattttctttcttctataTTGAATTTGCaacattaagaaaataaagaaaatgttaAGCTGTCGAAATTGCTGAGATTTCCCGACCATTAAATCTGACTTTGTCAGAGGTAGAGATCTGACTTCGTGAAAACATGTCTTATTTGATGTAACGCGAGGAATATAAACTATTATATGAGCAAGCAAATGGCAATGAGTGAAAATAATTCTTTAAATAATtagttgggaaaaaaaaaaagaaactaagtGGAAAGGCCAAAAGGCTCGTGTCTATTATGTATGTGGTGTAAGCTCGATTGACTTGatctaaattataaattttaattacgTAATGACCTTTGGACCACTTAATCACGcacatcaatttgatgtaattcagccgtgaAAACTGAGGCAGAATCCctgatttttcaattcaatggCGGCTTTGGATTGAACCGACTGTTTGCTATTGCAATATTTGACCTCATATCTGTATTGATAATCTTAATTGAGGTTGAAAATGCCAAGTACATTTGTCCTTTAATATTTGAGATGGCGACTGCATGAGAAGTAGCTCGTATTCGACTTCAGCACGTGACAGTTCAACAGATCAACCGAAAAACGTCGACGGCTGTAAAATATCAAATAGGTGCGTTCCGCTATTAGTCAGTTGTACCACGTGTACATATATCCAACTGTGTCGTTCACGTCGTGGAACATTAGTTTAATTGTGTTTTAACATGATTTTCGATCGTACTATAAGAAAGGGCatgcaaaattgaaaataataataatttctttttcgcaCCCTGAAGTTTCACCTCGGTTACACTTTGAACGAGGTGGCCATATAGCATCGGATGGCTTTGCGTGCATGTGGAGAAATGCGAAAAATCAATCACCGTTAGCTTATAGTCCTCCATAAGTCTTCCATTGTTGCACAAAAATTGACGGGTCGTCAACCTTTGTTCTTCGTACGATATGGACTACCTCAGAGATATCTGCCCCCTCTTCCACAAGGACGTAGCCTCTCTCGGGGCGTTTCGCCAAACTAATAACCACCATAAACCAATGCCGAGGCTGCCACCTCCAGtgccttcctcttcctctcctcaGTGGAAGTACGATGTGTTTGTCAGCTTCCAAGGAGAGGACACGAGGAAGGGCTTCGCATCCCACCTCTTTCGAGTTTTAAAGCAGGCGGACATCCACTGCTATCGGGATGAAGACAGGGACGAGAGGGGAGGGGGGGTGGTTGGGCCCATGCTAATGGATGCCATCCGGCAGTCGAGGATCGCCATAGTCCTATTCTCCAAGTGTTATGCGGACTCAAGGTGGTGCCTGCAGGAGCTGCTTGAAATCCTGAAGTGCAACAGGGAGCTCCGGGGCCACGGGCATGAGGTCATTCCCACTTTCTACGATGTGGAACCAAGCGAATTCCGGAGTAAGAGTGGGGCGTTTGGAAAAGGGTTCAGGAGGAGCAAAGCCAGGGacaaggaggagaaggagcCTTGGAAGGTGGCGCTTGTAGAGGCCGGGACCTTATCAGTGTGGCACCTGGAAAATGATGCCAACGCGTACATAGTAACTAGTTGTATTCCTCTACCTTAGACTCTTCAATTTTAGGTGATTGATCCTTTAAGACGCGCCTTAAGCAATCGTTTTTCAAGGTTTTGGCTGAAGCAGGGTAATGCAATTAGTAGAGTGTTGTTAGTGATCAATGACAGGCCTAGTGTTAGGGATATGGACAGGACTTGCTCATTAGCTAAATCGATATCGTGCTGAAGTATTGTTCAAGATGTTCCAGACAAACTGTTTCGATTTTTTGGACTAAGCTTGTAAAGATAAGTACataatttccttttctcttctaaaaaaacaaaagctgATGTACATCCATTTACTCTTCCTGCAGGGATGAAGCTGAGTTGATTGAGCAAGTAGTTGACGAACTTGTCAATCAAGTTTTCTACTCACGATCTCCGAGAATGTCCGAGATGCGAACGAGCAGGGTCTCGTGCATTTACAGAAGAAGCTTCTCCAGGACATCTTAAAAGCAAAACGCGTCATGCAGTCTGAACACGACAGAAACATCAATACCAGCGAGATCAGGACCTGACTGCGCCAGAAGAAGATACTCCTCGTTCCTGTCAATGTGGATAGGAAGGAGCAAGTCAACACTTTTATTGGAGAGGGAAAGTTTCTTGGTCCAGCAAGTAGAATCTTAGTAACATCAAGGGATGAGCGATTGCTCGATGATCTTAAGGTGGACGAGAAATACATGATCTCAGGATTAAGCCCTAAAGATTCACCTCAACTTTTTAATCATCATGCATTTAGCGAAGGTAGTCCTAAAGAGGGATACGAGGAGTTGTCGAAGAATCTTTTTCATTACGCAGGGGGGATTCCTCTGGCCCTCAAGGCTTTGGGGTCCTTTTCTTTCCGAGAAGATTATAGATGAGTGGTGTCAAATACTTGAGAAGTTGGTGGGAAGCCCCCGCCTCGACTCAATTGGGATTTATATGGGATCAGTTTCGTCTCTCTATCACTATCGGCCTGTCGGTCCATATGGTGGTCAAGTTGGTTATTCTTTTGACGATGGGATACGAACTACAGTGAGGAAAATTGTGGTTGTCGTTGCATCAGCGATTCAGTCCATCACAATCGGCTATGAACACAATGGCTCTTTGGTTCGTTCATCTACATATGGTGGAACTCTTGCTGATGAACAAGGGAAAGCTTACGCGGTTAGTCCATGAACTGCTTTTCCACTCTATCGGGATAATCTACTGTATTGGGTCTGTTATCATAATCCAATGTCCTGCTAACAGTTCAGACTCCTTAGTCTCTAATACACGAAAAAGTATGCCCTTAAGCATGTAGGTGGTATTTGATTATCCAAATGAGTTCTTAACTTCAGTCTCAGGGAATATTACTGAGTTCTATGATCTCGACGTTATTCGATCCCTTGTATTCAAAagcaagaaaaggaaatacaGACCATTTGGTGAAGAGAGAGGGACATCTTTCACTTTTCCACAAGTTGAAGATGGAAAGATTAGCagtttttttgggaaaatgcGACCCATATCACCTCGGTTCCATTGGAGCGTACTTCGGACCAGTTTCACGTCCATATCCATTCAGCACCATTGGATCCTTTGGTAACACTGAAGGTGAACCTTGGAATGACGGAAAACATACAGACATAAGGCGAATTGATTTGTTGATCGATTCTGTAGTTGAGTCAATCCGTATTACATGTGACAATTACAGGCATCCTATTGGCCCCTTCATACACGGTAAAAGGTgttattggaaaaaaaatacgcCGTAAGTTCCATTCATTCCTAATGGACTTCTTGGTGTAGACAAACAAAGGTTCTGTCATTGCAGTTctcatttcaattttcttcaGTTGTTAGGTTGAGCTGGACTATCCATATGAGTACTCAACTTCGATATCAGGCTATAAAGGAGAGATTCCTGAAAAAGTCCTGATCCGGTCATTGACGTTTCAGAGTAATAAGAAACATATGGACCATTTGGTGTAGGACTGGGAAAGCGGTTTTCAATGCAGCTAAGTGGTGGAAAGATTGTGGGGTTCTATGGGAAAGGCCATGCTTCTCTTCGGTTAATTGGAGCACATCTTGAGCCAGTCTCTCATGTACATCCCTTCACGAACATTGGACCTTTTGGAGGTGAAGACAGCGATTGTTGGGATGATGGAAAATTCAATGGTTTGAAGCGGATTGTGATTACTTGGGGATGGGTTATTGATTCCGTCAGTTTTCTATATGACAATGATGGGATCACAGCGGCTGAAACAAGACATGGTGGAACTGGTGGATCGAATTTTGGGGCTGTTAGTGTCATTTGAACTCGTCTATCTTAAATAGTGAATAACAGTCCTCATTCTCATCTAACAAGTTTAAAGTTTTAGATCGGTTGCTGTTGGTCCGCAAGATTTCACAACTAAGATATGCAGTACTTACACATAATATCCAGGACTAGAAAGAATGTCGAACAGCAGTTAGCATAACGATTCAGTATGATTTATATGTTCTACTTTTGATTCTAATCATTTGACAGGTTGAATTGGATTATCCCGACGAGTATATGGCTTCAATGGCCGGATACTACGTGGAATTCGATGGGCACATTGTTGTCAGATCACTCACATTTCAAAGTAACAGACGAACCTATGGACCATTTGGCGGTGAACAACTGAAAGGCGAACATATTTTAGGACTCCTTGGAATGTTGGAAAGGTGATTGGATTTCATGGAAGAAGCAGTAATTATTTGGAATCAATTGGAGCGCACTTTGGACCGGTTTATCATCTGCACCCCCTGAAGACTCTCGGGCCTTTCGGAGATGACAGCGGACATCCTTGGAATGATTCATGGGATGTTGGAAATCACAGTGGTTTGAGACAGATTAATATCAGATGTGCAACTATCATTGATTCCATTTGTTgcatatatgatgataatgggAACTCCGTACAGGCATCAACACACGGAGGAGACAGGGGGGAGCCCAACCAGGTTAATTTGTTACTCCAAACTTTCTGTCGTTTGTCTTTGATTCAATCTAAAAGAATCGAGAACCTCCACAGACAGGCTTCTGCTGTTGTATTATGGAAAATGCAAATCGTATATATGTGTCCATTTGTCACTTAACGTCTCTTTCATGAATTTGCAGATCATATTGGATCATCCTGATGAATACCTGACCTCCATATCTGGTTATGCTGGAAAATTCCTTGACGAGATTACCATCAGATCACTCACATTTCAAAGCAATAAGAAGACACATGGACCCTTTGGTATCAGAGAAGGAAAACACTTTTCGTTCTCCTCCAACATTGGGAAGATAATTGGGTTCCATGGAAGTAGCAGTACATATCTCAATTCAATTGGAGTCCACACTGAACTCTTATCCTCCAATAACCCTTCTATCAAATTGCTAGAGTTGGAATAGAACGAAACTCGACGAGTATATATTCATTAGTAAGGGATGTATTACTTTATCATCtgccttttcaatttttttttatctgccttttcaatttttttttaccattcCTTGATATTATATACCATAAACTTTAGCCCCAGAACTGTGCCCGAGACAAGTTTAAAAACGATCCGACCAGCATGACTATAACAACCCAGGCAATCAGGGACTGGTCCATCTCTTCTCATTACTTCGTTTTGTGAGAACATATCTAGTAGAGAAGCTTTCTTTTGCCTATTTTATTAAACTTTTCTTCGTCTGCGGTTCCCACATGCAAGTCCTGATTACCTCCATGGGTAATCCTGATGATCATATCTATTGTCTAATCAGCAACAAAATCTTGATGATCATCTCAACCTACTCGTTGTTTCTACAGCTCAACGGAATTACATGCAGCAATTACTCATAAAAAATGGTTCTCAATAGAAAGGACGATAGCGAATTAAGCTTCTTTTAAAAACTGAACATGGATTTCCAATGAATAAGATGCCCGATGGCTAGGATATACAGATTCATCAAGGAACATGCAagcatgtatatattttacaagCAATTCTAGCCATGAGAGAAAGAACGCATGCCAGCTCTGCTAGTATTGTATCTGCAGTCATGAAATTCACAAAGCTAATTGAAGGTTCCCGGGCTATCAGATAACTGCTAAAATTACTACAACTTGAGCTTTTTGTTAAAATGCACTTAGTGTACATCCAGGATATGATGCCATTTCAACTGAGGAAACTCAACTCGTAGAAGGTGAAATGCAAATTTGAGCTTGATCAGCATCTTTTTCCTAATATGCGAGCGGTCAAGCTGGATTTTATTTACCCATGTTGACATCTTGCTCTCCTTCTAGTTGTCCTCTAGGACATGATCACCTCCGTAAAAAACTGAAAGAACAGATCACACCGAATACAAGCTTAGGAAGATAAAACTGAATGAATTAATGCGACCTTTCCTTTCTACAGAAGTTGATCAGATACTTTTGATTCTCATCATTCCACTGCGCTGAGAAAAttcaatttgtttttcttcacATAGGTGTAGCGTGAGGCAACAAAGTTCGACCTGTTTGTCCTATGAAATAGATTCATTGGACCTGTTTCTCGAAAACATTTCCACTGATCAATGCTATTGGCATCAGATAAAGAGTTCTTAGCCTAAACGTAGTTGATTTAAGCCGGTGAATTTCAGTTGCGGAGACTGTGCAAGTCCAACGGAGTTGCATAACTTTCAATTACTACGATATATGCCTTATTCTACAGATACTCGGTTCAACTTAGAATTTTGTGCTGCATTATAATTTCTGTTGAGATACGTtatcccacatgaaaaaattaagaaagaaaccacGAGCTTATATGAGGCTTGGGTCCAGTAACCTATCAGTTTAAGTTTTTGGATTGCAGATGAGCTCAAGTCTGTGTAGGcccaaatataaattttacatggtatcaaagcggGTTATGCTTCCGCGTGCTCGTGTGGGTTCACACCACACTATATTCAGTTTCGAGATAGCAAAaagtgcgcctcatgttaatTGGGCCCAAGAGTGGCATGATCCAGTTTCGAGGTAGCTAAAGGTGTacctctagttaggcccgagtgtggagctcgatGCTAGTTTGATATTTGTCCCCCTTTGTATGAGCTCTTTTGCCCCCCTTGCACGAGCACGAAAGAGGATGCCTGGCTTGTGGTCAATTAttaagggcgggtgtttaagggcatgCGGCACGTGTTGACCACATGTTGCCATGTGAGGGCAGGTGTTGAGGttgtgagggcgggtgttgagatacgttatctcacatggaaaaattaagaaaataaccacaagcttatatgaggttTGTGTCTAGTAACTTATCAGCTTAAGCTTTTTGTTTTAGATGAGCTCAAGTTTGGGTAGGCCCAAGTTGAAAATTTACAATTTCTAATAGGCAAGATTTCATAATGCCCAGCTGCGGTACAACTTCCGAGCAGCATAAGCAGGGCATGCTGACTAAATTTGCAACGGTTAGACTCAAACTGTCATGCAGACAGTTCCATTGAGTCTCAACACAATTGCTGTCTCTGAAAATGAGCAAGACAAAGTTTACCACTTCGATCTCTGTGTTCAGGAGGCAGAGTTTCACTCTGAAGTAGCCACTGCACTGTGTAGTATTCGTTCAACTCTCTCCCCCGTTCGCAGATTGATTGACTGTTCTTGCTTCCCATTGATTCCACAAACAATTGATTCCCCCAGGATTCATTCTTCCCTGCTTGTCCAGTTCCTGAATACCCTGATCAGGAAGGAACCGGAGAGGAGCAGACCCGGTATTCGTACGTGTCTGACGCACATGGAGACGCTAGGATATCCCCAGACTGAGCAAGTGAGTGCTACTTTTCACTTTGTTCATAAGTTCACCCATGATTTCTCTAAGCGACGATTGCATGATTTGGTAGTCGCTGCCCCCTGAAATTTCAGCTCGTATAATGCACTGGTATTGTTTCGTATGTTCGGATTTCGCTTTCAGCACTCAGGGCTCTTTATCTGGTTTTAGGGAATTT from Punica granatum isolate Tunisia-2019 chromosome 2, ASM765513v2, whole genome shotgun sequence includes the following:
- the LOC116194242 gene encoding uncharacterized protein LOC116194242, with the protein product MEILPGPPLDFNFHSTASSPYTTAPSSPQPFGHNHRFYDNLSAPTSPTQSSPINNFFRQINRSRKSLSAVPFDWEEKPGVPKHRGRTTSTEDGEVDDDFEFDFSGQLDARASASADELFDGGKIRPLKLPPRLQVGSGDNESASLTTSPRTPRSRFSPKKKPVQTEDFDPFAKALEETRKTEPPFQQREQRYTRGRDRNLRPSSSSTSSNYFRRGTRSLSPLRVSDIVLDEEANKGPSSCAAASTQAANSVNPKPDSSAASYFSSLLSSISFTKGYRKWSFRDFLLFRSASEGRGTSRDPLRKYTALSRKAAIIAEDAKSCSFRSTDSAGSSISRSSRRSRSNLSAHEIHYTENRAVSEEMRKKTFLPYKQGLLGCLGFNPGVNELARGIGSMASRS
- the LOC116193960 gene encoding PYK10-binding protein 1-like — encoded protein: MQLSGGKIVGFYGKGHASLRLIGAHLEPVSHVHPFTNIGPFGGEDSDCWDDGKFNGLKRIVITWGWVIDSVSFLYDNDGITAAETRHGGTGGSNFGAVELDYPDEYMASMAGYYVEFDGHIVVIGFHGRSSNYLESIGAHFGPVYHLHPLKTLGPFGDDSGHPWNDSWDVGNHSGLRQINIRCATIIDSICCIYDDNGNSVQASTHGGDRGEPNQIILDHPDEYLTSISGYAGKFLDEITIRSLTFQSNKKTHGPFGIREGKHFSFSSNIGKIIGFHGSSSTYLNSIGVHTELLSSNNPSIKLLELE